The proteins below come from a single Halostagnicola larsenii XH-48 genomic window:
- the trpA gene encoding tryptophan synthase subunit alpha produces the protein MVDDAGEAADAKATDAESGEGSPTETDAIATAFDGGGAFIPYLAVGDPSYEASLEYVEALARGGADLIELGLPFSEPMAEGPTIQGAVTRALEAGMTPDRFFEFVSDLDVDVPLVCMTYYNLIYQYGPSDGPRSFVERAAQVGLEGFVVPDLPAEEAGPLREACDEFGLDLVFIVAPTTRGDRLERMMERVSGYVYVQARLGATGARDDVSDQTGESLERLADWEIPKAVGFGIKTGEHAERIAAAGADGIIVGSALVDIVAEGHEDDRPVEETADRLEEKARELKAGARRGAERLPEPEHP, from the coding sequence ATGGTCGACGACGCCGGGGAAGCCGCCGACGCGAAAGCCACCGATGCGGAAAGCGGCGAAGGGTCCCCAACCGAGACGGACGCCATCGCGACGGCGTTCGACGGCGGCGGGGCGTTCATCCCGTATCTCGCCGTCGGCGACCCGAGCTACGAGGCCTCCCTCGAGTACGTCGAGGCGCTGGCCCGCGGCGGCGCGGATCTGATCGAACTCGGCCTGCCGTTCTCGGAGCCGATGGCGGAAGGGCCGACGATTCAGGGGGCGGTCACGCGCGCGCTCGAGGCCGGCATGACGCCCGACCGCTTTTTCGAGTTCGTCTCGGACCTCGACGTCGACGTCCCGCTGGTCTGTATGACCTACTACAACCTGATCTACCAGTACGGTCCCTCCGACGGCCCGCGTTCGTTCGTCGAACGGGCCGCCCAGGTCGGCCTCGAGGGGTTCGTCGTCCCCGACCTGCCCGCCGAGGAGGCCGGACCGCTCCGGGAGGCTTGCGACGAGTTCGGACTCGACCTCGTCTTCATCGTCGCGCCGACGACTCGCGGCGACCGTCTCGAGCGGATGATGGAGCGCGTGTCGGGATACGTCTACGTGCAGGCCCGACTCGGCGCGACCGGCGCGCGCGACGACGTCTCCGATCAGACCGGCGAGAGTCTCGAGCGACTTGCCGACTGGGAGATTCCGAAGGCGGTCGGCTTCGGAATAAAAACCGGCGAACACGCAGAGCGCATCGCCGCGGCTGGTGCCGACGGGATCATCGTCGGGAGCGCGCTCGTCGACATCGTCGCCGAGGGCCACGAAGACGACCGCCCCGTCGAGGAGACCGCGGATCGGCTCGAGGAGAAAGCTCGAGAACTCAAAGCGGGCGCGCGCCGCGGCGCGGAAAGACTGCCAGAACCAGAACATCCATAA
- a CDS encoding 2-amino-3,7-dideoxy-D-threo-hept-6-ulosonate synthase has product MTTGTDARLDRIGTDGNYVIVPMDHGITLGPVTGLKDIESTIDAVTRGGADAVLTQRGIAPRVHENKNGKGYIVHLNASTSIGPDSNDKRLTGTVEDAIRVGADAVSFHINVGSNHEPDQITQLSEVTSEAARYGIPVLAMAYARGPDVDGADPEALGHAVRLAEEIGADVVKTGYSGDADSFEHVCESTRLPVVIAGGSKGTDRETIEMVRGAMDAGGAGISMGRSIFQHEDPEAIATAVAGVVHDDLSVDDALATAGLALEA; this is encoded by the coding sequence ATGACTACCGGAACTGACGCGCGACTCGACAGGATCGGGACGGACGGCAACTACGTCATCGTCCCGATGGACCACGGCATCACACTGGGTCCGGTAACGGGCCTCAAAGACATCGAATCGACCATCGACGCGGTGACACGCGGCGGCGCAGACGCCGTGTTGACCCAGAGAGGGATCGCTCCCCGCGTCCACGAGAACAAAAACGGGAAGGGATACATCGTCCACCTCAACGCCTCTACCTCTATCGGCCCCGATTCGAACGACAAACGCCTCACCGGCACCGTCGAAGACGCGATTCGGGTCGGTGCGGACGCGGTCTCCTTTCACATCAACGTCGGCTCGAACCACGAACCGGACCAGATCACGCAACTCTCCGAAGTAACCTCCGAGGCCGCTCGCTACGGAATTCCCGTCCTCGCGATGGCTTACGCCCGCGGCCCGGACGTCGACGGCGCGGATCCCGAGGCGCTCGGCCACGCGGTCCGACTCGCCGAGGAGATCGGCGCGGACGTCGTCAAAACCGGCTACAGCGGCGACGCGGACAGCTTCGAACACGTCTGTGAATCGACCCGGCTCCCGGTCGTCATTGCTGGCGGATCCAAAGGAACCGACCGTGAGACGATCGAGATGGTTCGAGGCGCGATGGATGCGGGCGGCGCGGGCATCTCGATGGGGCGCTCGATCTTCCAGCACGAGGATCCGGAAGCGATCGCCACGGCCGTCGCGGGCGTCGTTCACGACGATCTCTCCGTCGACGACGCGTTAGCGACCGCCGGGCTCGCGCTCGAGGCCTGA
- a CDS encoding SprT-like domain-containing protein: MTDGETLTIDDELLARARIHARDVDIAVDLARVEWEVSTRARRRAGACRWDREREVATIVLTRRAYETYDWETFAAVVRHELVHAWEFQQFGESGHGQRFRTRAGELDAPRHCETFAEPRYVIRCLASDCDWEAHRHRASGPVKAPDNYCCGECGSDYEVEHAESGRTWRSASGYGGAKAALEEEW; encoded by the coding sequence GTGACAGACGGCGAGACGTTGACGATCGACGACGAGTTACTCGCTCGAGCGCGAATCCACGCGAGAGACGTCGATATCGCCGTCGACTTAGCGCGCGTCGAGTGGGAGGTCTCGACGCGAGCGCGCCGCCGCGCGGGGGCCTGTCGCTGGGACCGCGAGCGCGAGGTCGCGACGATCGTCCTCACTCGACGAGCCTACGAGACCTACGACTGGGAGACGTTCGCGGCCGTCGTTCGCCACGAACTCGTCCACGCCTGGGAGTTCCAGCAGTTCGGCGAATCGGGCCACGGACAACGGTTTCGAACGCGGGCCGGCGAACTCGACGCGCCGCGACACTGCGAAACGTTCGCCGAACCGCGGTACGTGATCCGCTGTCTCGCTTCTGACTGTGACTGGGAGGCCCATCGCCACCGCGCATCAGGCCCCGTGAAAGCGCCGGACAACTACTGCTGTGGCGAGTGCGGCAGCGACTACGAAGTCGAACACGCAGAGAGCGGCCGAACCTGGCGGTCTGCCAGCGGCTACGGCGGTGCGAAGGCCGCGCTCGAGGAAGAGTGGTGA
- a CDS encoding HAD family hydrolase, with the protein MSYDAICFDLDSTLCEPIEDRDALLETTFERAGVEQFCTTAQLRYASRDLPTADTDRQFFEHLFSTAAEQAGVAPSVAPDLAGAYLETVDPARVRFRSGAEAALELAAERGPVALITNGGEETQSKKLAALGLADTFDAKVFVDPKNGVPPKPDSTPFELALSALEVEPNETLHIGDNLHADVAGANAMGMDSAWIDLGHGTELEHEPTYRLTSLEEFESIV; encoded by the coding sequence ATGTCGTACGACGCGATCTGTTTCGACCTCGACAGCACCCTCTGCGAGCCGATCGAGGACCGAGACGCGCTGCTCGAGACCACCTTCGAACGGGCCGGTGTCGAGCAGTTCTGTACCACGGCCCAGCTACGGTACGCCTCGCGGGACCTCCCGACCGCCGACACCGACCGGCAGTTTTTCGAACACCTTTTTTCGACGGCCGCCGAGCAGGCTGGAGTGGCCCCCTCGGTCGCCCCTGATCTCGCGGGCGCCTACCTCGAGACGGTCGACCCCGCACGGGTTCGCTTTCGCTCCGGCGCTGAGGCCGCACTCGAGCTCGCGGCCGAACGCGGACCCGTCGCGCTGATCACGAACGGGGGCGAGGAGACGCAGTCGAAAAAGCTCGCGGCGCTCGGACTCGCGGACACCTTCGACGCGAAGGTGTTCGTCGATCCGAAAAACGGCGTCCCGCCGAAACCGGACTCGACGCCGTTCGAACTGGCGCTGTCGGCGCTCGAGGTCGAGCCGAACGAAACGTTACACATCGGCGACAACCTCCACGCGGATGTCGCCGGGGCGAACGCGATGGGCATGGATTCGGCGTGGATCGACCTCGGCCACGGAACCGAACTCGAACACGAGCCGACCTATCGACTCACGTCGCTCGAGGAGTTCGAATCGATCGTCTGA
- a CDS encoding 3-dehydroquinate synthase II translates to MTRAVWIKADDTVGDWDDRRERITTALEAGADWVLVDEDDVERVRELGDINVAAFRTDGDVSLIDNAEDETTTAQPDTVVVGKEGEGDGTVDLPNDFSGSADLSTLRRNGSVDWGSYVRILGKEYEEFAETAATEAEYTIVAGEDWTIIPLENLIARIGEETTLVAGVTSADGAKTAFETLEIGADAVLLDSDDPDEIRRTVEVRDEAERENLDLEYAEVVDIEQIGSADRVCVDTGSLLDHDEGMLVGSMSRGLVFVHAETAKSPYVASRPFRVNAGAVHAYVRTPDGGTKYLSELQSGDEVQLVDLEGNTREAIVGRVKIEKRPMFRVALETDDGDHIETLLQNAETIKVPTAEGRTAVTDLEAGDQLLLYYEDTARHFGEAVEESIIEK, encoded by the coding sequence ATGACGAGAGCTGTCTGGATAAAAGCCGACGATACCGTCGGCGACTGGGACGACCGCCGCGAGCGGATCACGACCGCACTCGAGGCGGGCGCAGACTGGGTACTGGTCGACGAAGACGACGTCGAACGCGTCCGCGAACTCGGCGACATCAACGTCGCGGCGTTTCGCACCGACGGCGACGTGTCGCTCATCGACAACGCCGAAGACGAGACGACGACCGCACAACCCGATACGGTCGTCGTCGGCAAGGAAGGCGAGGGTGACGGCACCGTCGACCTCCCCAACGACTTTTCGGGATCGGCGGATCTCTCGACGCTCCGGCGGAACGGCAGCGTCGACTGGGGATCCTACGTGCGCATTCTCGGCAAAGAGTACGAGGAGTTCGCGGAAACGGCCGCGACCGAAGCCGAGTATACCATCGTCGCCGGCGAAGACTGGACGATCATCCCGCTCGAGAACCTGATCGCCAGAATCGGCGAGGAGACCACCCTCGTCGCGGGCGTCACGAGCGCCGACGGAGCGAAAACCGCGTTCGAAACGCTCGAGATCGGTGCAGACGCCGTCTTGCTCGACTCGGACGACCCCGACGAAATCCGCCGCACCGTCGAAGTTCGCGACGAAGCGGAACGAGAGAATCTGGATCTGGAGTACGCCGAAGTCGTCGATATCGAACAGATCGGCAGCGCGGACCGGGTCTGCGTCGATACCGGCAGCTTGCTCGATCACGACGAGGGAATGCTCGTCGGCTCGATGAGTCGCGGACTCGTGTTCGTCCACGCCGAAACCGCCAAATCGCCGTACGTCGCCTCGCGTCCGTTCCGGGTCAACGCCGGCGCGGTCCACGCCTACGTCCGGACTCCAGACGGCGGGACGAAGTACCTCTCCGAACTCCAGAGCGGCGACGAGGTCCAACTGGTCGACCTCGAGGGAAACACCCGCGAAGCGATCGTCGGCCGCGTCAAAATCGAGAAACGGCCGATGTTCCGGGTCGCTCTCGAGACCGACGACGGCGACCACATCGAAACGCTGCTCCAGAACGCAGAGACGATCAAGGTCCCGACCGCGGAGGGACGAACGGCGGTGACGGATCTCGAAGCTGGCGATCAACTCCTGTTGTACTACGAGGATACGGCGCGACACTTCGGCGAAGCCGTCGAAGAGAGCATCATCGAGAAGTAG
- a CDS encoding DUF7575 domain-containing protein, with product MTWIRAISAAILSIIMPGAGHVLLRDWARALLFGGLFTLGVYFFVPMELLMEAESMGAMMETMETETSMVNQFFLMFIVLFATVDSTFRALGLPPTSSGNTDGPTCPACGKELDEDLSFCHWCTTRLEAPEEDSDLL from the coding sequence ATGACCTGGATCCGTGCGATATCCGCTGCGATCCTCTCGATTATTATGCCCGGCGCGGGACACGTTTTGCTTCGCGATTGGGCTCGTGCCCTTCTGTTCGGCGGGTTATTCACGCTTGGTGTCTACTTCTTCGTGCCGATGGAACTGCTCATGGAGGCCGAATCAATGGGCGCCATGATGGAGACGATGGAAACGGAAACGAGCATGGTGAACCAGTTCTTCCTGATGTTCATCGTATTGTTCGCGACGGTCGACTCGACGTTTCGGGCGCTCGGGCTCCCGCCGACTAGCTCGGGGAACACCGACGGGCCGACCTGCCCGGCCTGCGGGAAGGAACTCGACGAGGACCTCTCGTTTTGCCACTGGTGTACGACTCGGCTCGAGGCACCCGAAGAAGACTCGGACCTGCTCTAA
- a CDS encoding transcription initiation factor IIB, with the protein MTNATSNTRVRRSEQETTEEADEAEQSSLDCPECTGNLVVDDEHGETVCEDCGLVVEEDSVDRGPEWRAFDAAEKNKKSRVGAPTTNTMHDKGLSTNIDWRNKDAYGNSLGSRQREKMQRLRKWNERFRTRDSKERNLKQALGEIDRMASALGLPTNVRETASVIYRRALNEDLLPGRSIEGVSTACVYAAARQAGVPRSLDEIADVSRVEKNEIARTYRYVVRELGLEVQPADPESYVPRFASGLELSDEAEHRARSLLQNAKEKGVHSGKSPVGLAAAAVYAAALLTNEKTTQAAVSDVADISEVTIRNRYHELLEAEETLGAA; encoded by the coding sequence ATGACCAACGCAACCTCAAACACCAGAGTACGTCGTAGCGAACAAGAAACAACCGAGGAGGCAGACGAAGCCGAACAGAGCAGCCTCGACTGTCCCGAGTGTACGGGCAATCTCGTCGTCGACGACGAACACGGCGAGACCGTCTGTGAAGACTGCGGGCTCGTCGTCGAGGAGGATTCTGTCGACCGCGGTCCGGAGTGGCGCGCGTTCGACGCCGCCGAGAAGAACAAGAAGTCCCGCGTCGGCGCACCGACGACGAACACCATGCACGACAAGGGGCTGTCGACGAATATCGACTGGCGCAACAAAGACGCCTACGGTAACTCGCTTGGCTCCCGACAGCGAGAGAAGATGCAGCGCCTGCGCAAGTGGAACGAGCGCTTCCGGACCCGCGACTCCAAGGAGCGTAACCTGAAACAGGCGCTTGGCGAAATCGACCGGATGGCCTCGGCGCTCGGTCTACCGACGAACGTCCGCGAGACGGCGTCGGTCATCTATCGGCGCGCACTTAACGAAGACCTGCTTCCCGGTCGCTCCATCGAGGGCGTCTCGACAGCGTGTGTCTACGCCGCCGCGCGTCAGGCGGGCGTCCCCCGAAGTCTCGACGAGATCGCAGACGTCAGCCGCGTCGAGAAAAACGAGATCGCACGCACCTACCGTTACGTCGTTCGCGAACTCGGCCTCGAGGTCCAGCCGGCCGATCCGGAGAGCTACGTGCCGCGGTTCGCGTCGGGACTCGAGCTCTCGGACGAAGCCGAACACCGCGCGCGAAGTCTGCTCCAGAACGCAAAGGAAAAGGGCGTCCACTCGGGCAAGTCGCCGGTCGGCCTCGCCGCCGCCGCCGTCTACGCCGCCGCCTTGCTGACCAACGAGAAGACGACGCAGGCGGCCGTCAGCGACGTCGCCGACATCTCCGAAGTGACGATCCGAAACCGGTATCACGAACTGCTCGAGGCCGAGGAAACGCTCGGAGCGGCCTAA
- the yjjX gene encoding inosine/xanthosine triphosphatase, with amino-acid sequence MHVAVGSTNPVKQRAVERVLEEFEGSVVSVSVDSGVSEQPSSVEETVTGARNRAQRALEATDAGYGVGLEGGVTRFECAPGVRLIMWACVTDGERLEVASGPSLRLPDSIGARLDAGEELGPVMDDRLGTDNIAEAAGAAGALTGGLTSRTQALAEAVACAFGPFVTTHYESD; translated from the coding sequence ATGCACGTCGCCGTCGGGAGCACGAACCCGGTCAAGCAACGCGCCGTCGAACGAGTACTCGAGGAGTTCGAGGGATCGGTCGTCTCCGTCTCCGTCGACTCCGGCGTGAGCGAACAGCCATCGTCCGTCGAGGAGACGGTCACGGGGGCCAGAAACCGGGCGCAGAGAGCGCTCGAGGCGACCGACGCGGGCTACGGCGTTGGACTCGAGGGAGGCGTTACGCGCTTCGAGTGCGCTCCTGGCGTTCGGCTCATCATGTGGGCCTGCGTCACCGACGGGGAGCGCCTCGAGGTCGCGAGCGGCCCGTCGCTTCGGTTACCTGACTCGATCGGAGCCCGCCTCGACGCGGGCGAGGAACTCGGCCCCGTTATGGACGACCGGCTCGGGACGGACAACATCGCGGAGGCAGCGGGCGCTGCCGGCGCGCTCACGGGCGGACTGACCTCCCGAACGCAGGCGCTGGCCGAAGCCGTCGCGTGCGCGTTCGGCCCGTTCGTCACGACACACTACGAATCCGACTGA
- a CDS encoding DUF7123 family protein: MSTAMASDLTSKQRQILQYLRENAATKTYFKSRLIGKELGMTAKEVGSNITALQNSEYDVDIEKWGYSSSTTWKVNV; encoded by the coding sequence ATGAGCACTGCAATGGCCTCCGACCTCACGAGTAAACAACGCCAGATCCTGCAGTATCTCCGGGAGAACGCCGCAACGAAGACCTACTTCAAATCGCGGCTGATCGGCAAAGAACTCGGTATGACTGCCAAAGAGGTCGGGTCGAACATCACTGCCCTCCAGAACAGCGAGTACGACGTCGACATCGAGAAGTGGGGCTACTCCTCGAGTACGACCTGGAAAGTAAACGTCTGA
- a CDS encoding HAD family hydrolase, translated as MQAILFDMDGVILEGPRTDPQVYADATSYALSELGIDPASEQREAFRGFDTDIITDHAATHGIDPDEFWQLKDYRASELTHERVRSGERGVYDDVEVLPELAERTTTALVTNNRHRTAEFVGDHFEFGFESVRGRDPSMDGYQRRKPDPYYLDETLDELGVDGGLYVGDSGVDITAGQNADLETAFVRRSHNRSTELPAEPDYELESLTELLDLLETAGSR; from the coding sequence ATGCAGGCGATCCTCTTCGACATGGACGGCGTCATCCTCGAGGGACCGCGGACCGACCCGCAGGTCTACGCGGATGCGACATCGTATGCCCTCTCCGAACTCGGTATCGATCCGGCTTCCGAACAGCGCGAGGCGTTCCGCGGGTTCGATACCGACATCATCACCGATCACGCAGCTACGCACGGAATCGATCCCGACGAGTTCTGGCAACTGAAAGACTATCGTGCGTCCGAACTCACTCACGAACGGGTTCGCTCCGGCGAGCGCGGCGTCTACGACGATGTCGAGGTATTGCCCGAACTCGCCGAGCGAACGACGACTGCGCTGGTGACGAACAACCGCCACCGCACGGCCGAGTTCGTCGGTGACCACTTCGAGTTCGGCTTCGAGTCCGTCCGTGGCCGCGACCCGTCGATGGACGGCTACCAGCGACGGAAACCGGATCCCTACTATCTCGATGAGACCCTCGACGAACTCGGCGTCGACGGTGGACTCTACGTCGGCGACTCCGGCGTCGACATTACTGCCGGACAGAACGCCGATCTCGAAACCGCGTTCGTTAGACGGTCACACAACCGTTCGACCGAACTCCCAGCCGAACCCGACTACGAACTCGAGTCGCTCACCGAACTCCTCGACCTGCTCGAGACTGCGGGCTCGCGGTGA
- a CDS encoding winged helix-turn-helix transcriptional regulator has translation MTSPRGVDEEKRSTLRRFAAVGAASPLAGFSESAEADTGESDVRDAITGYLSTTPGAHFSKIRDDLQLGTGETQHHLRRLEELDAVEQYSDGDYKRFVLTGRFDEFEKNALGYLRRTTARGMLIELLRDPDSSAGDLAESLEVSPPTVSKYAGKLEEVGLLSREDGYSVERPTTVLLLLIRHADSFGKRATALARESDALLTYDG, from the coding sequence ATGACATCGCCCAGGGGGGTCGACGAAGAGAAGCGATCGACCCTGCGCCGATTCGCGGCCGTCGGCGCTGCCTCCCCGCTTGCCGGGTTTTCTGAGTCGGCCGAAGCCGATACCGGTGAAAGCGATGTTCGCGACGCGATCACCGGCTACCTCTCGACGACGCCGGGTGCACACTTCTCGAAGATTCGCGACGACCTCCAGCTCGGGACGGGCGAAACCCAACATCACCTCAGGCGACTCGAAGAACTCGACGCCGTCGAACAGTACAGCGACGGCGATTACAAGCGGTTCGTGCTCACGGGCCGGTTCGACGAGTTCGAGAAGAACGCCCTCGGCTACCTGCGCCGCACGACGGCGCGTGGCATGTTGATCGAATTACTTCGCGACCCTGACTCGAGCGCGGGCGACCTCGCCGAGTCACTCGAGGTGTCCCCGCCGACGGTGAGCAAGTACGCTGGCAAACTCGAGGAGGTTGGTCTGTTATCCCGCGAAGACGGCTACAGCGTCGAACGCCCCACGACCGTCCTGTTGTTGCTAATCCGTCACGCAGATTCGTTCGGCAAACGGGCGACGGCCCTCGCGCGAGAGTCCGACGCACTGCTCACGTACGATGGCTAA
- a CDS encoding SPFH domain-containing protein: MLPELIPLQGAATVGLVIGALVLVVVIAALLSAVEIVDAYEKRALTVFGEYRKLLEPGINIIPPFVSRTYRFDMRTQTLDVPRQEAITRDNSPVTADAVVYIKVMDAKKAFLEVDDYKKAVSNLAQTTLRAVLGDMELDDTLNKRQEINAKIRKELDEPTDEWGIRVESVEVREVNPSKDVQRAMEQQTSAERKRRAMILEAQGERRSAVEKAEGDKQSEIIRAQGEKQSQILEAQGDSISTVLRARSAESMGERAVIDKGMDTLTEIGQSDSTTFVLPQELTSMVGRYGKHLTGSDVESDGTELDSLEFDEETRELIGLDDIAEIIGEIDEEAEMDLEAMEKQAQAIKEGKDAGTISDPDDVIEEMDQSFEGEDVQAETETDS; encoded by the coding sequence ATGCTTCCGGAACTTATCCCGCTGCAAGGAGCAGCCACCGTCGGACTGGTAATCGGTGCCCTCGTTCTCGTCGTGGTGATCGCTGCACTCTTGAGTGCAGTCGAAATCGTCGACGCGTACGAAAAACGCGCGTTGACCGTCTTCGGCGAGTACCGCAAACTCTTAGAGCCCGGTATCAACATCATCCCGCCGTTCGTCTCGCGAACGTACCGGTTCGATATGCGAACCCAGACGCTCGACGTGCCGCGTCAGGAAGCGATCACCCGTGACAACTCGCCGGTGACCGCCGACGCAGTCGTCTACATCAAAGTGATGGACGCGAAGAAGGCCTTCCTCGAGGTCGACGACTACAAGAAGGCAGTCTCGAACCTGGCCCAGACGACCCTTCGGGCCGTCCTGGGTGATATGGAACTCGACGACACGCTCAACAAACGCCAGGAGATCAACGCGAAGATCCGCAAAGAACTCGACGAACCGACCGACGAGTGGGGAATCCGCGTCGAGAGCGTCGAGGTCCGCGAGGTCAACCCGTCCAAAGACGTCCAGCGCGCGATGGAACAACAGACGTCCGCCGAGCGAAAACGCCGCGCCATGATCCTCGAGGCCCAGGGTGAACGCCGCAGCGCCGTCGAGAAGGCAGAAGGTGACAAGCAATCCGAAATCATCCGCGCACAGGGTGAAAAACAGAGCCAGATCCTCGAGGCACAGGGTGACTCGATCTCGACCGTGCTACGTGCTCGCTCGGCCGAGTCGATGGGCGAACGCGCCGTCATCGACAAGGGGATGGACACGCTCACAGAGATCGGTCAGAGCGACTCTACGACGTTCGTCCTACCACAGGAACTCACCTCGATGGTGGGCCGCTACGGCAAGCACCTCACCGGCAGCGACGTCGAATCCGACGGCACCGAACTCGACAGCCTCGAGTTCGACGAGGAAACCCGCGAACTGATCGGCCTCGACGACATCGCCGAGATCATCGGCGAAATCGACGAAGAAGCCGAGATGGATCTCGAGGCGATGGAAAAACAGGCACAGGCCATCAAGGAAGGGAAAGACGCCGGAACGATCAGCGACCCGGACGACGTCATCGAAGAGATGGACCAGTCGTTCGAGGGTGAGGACGTGCAGGCCGAGACGGAGACGGACTCATAG
- a CDS encoding NfeD family protein: MVEPLLTNIPLLLFTAGLVMMVLEALSPGAHLIVIGVALAGAGLIGLLVPGGLDTIILAGLTLAIGAVAAYVYREFDFYGGKGTARTKDSSSLAGSTGYATEEITSRGGEVKLEAGGFTPFYSARTTSGTIEEGEEIIVLDPGGGNVLTVEAMGSIEADEIDRALARESDADASGDTDDDADSADIEADDIETDDDETTDKTTTAGDTDDSMTETESN, from the coding sequence ATGGTGGAACCTCTCCTCACGAATATCCCGCTGTTGTTGTTCACGGCGGGGCTCGTCATGATGGTCCTCGAGGCCCTCTCGCCGGGTGCACACCTCATCGTAATCGGTGTCGCCCTGGCGGGTGCCGGGCTCATCGGGTTGCTCGTCCCCGGCGGTCTCGATACGATCATCCTCGCGGGACTGACGCTGGCTATCGGCGCCGTCGCCGCCTACGTCTACCGCGAGTTCGACTTCTACGGCGGCAAAGGCACTGCCCGGACGAAAGACTCCTCGTCGCTCGCAGGATCGACCGGATACGCGACCGAAGAGATCACGAGCCGCGGGGGCGAAGTCAAACTCGAGGCCGGTGGATTTACCCCGTTTTACAGCGCTCGAACGACCAGCGGCACCATCGAGGAGGGTGAAGAGATCATCGTACTCGACCCCGGCGGCGGTAACGTACTGACGGTCGAAGCGATGGGCTCGATCGAAGCGGACGAAATCGACCGCGCGCTCGCTCGCGAGTCAGACGCTGACGCGTCGGGCGACACTGACGACGACGCCGATTCGGCGGATATTGAGGCAGACGACATTGAAACAGACGATGACGAGACGACTGACAAAACGACGACCGCCGGCGATACCGACGATTCGATGACCGAAACCGAGTCGAACTAA
- a CDS encoding DUF7312 domain-containing protein, which produces MTEEPSGPDPDDERTDKTGDGETSHRDESDTERDPFDETFIVKETRETHSSQDTGSSRETDSPQDADSSRDADDASPADRSWLDESRQQDTDQQDDEWGRIPIDLDGEDEDAVSDSDDDGQAPADDEMVPEPSSTPIVSGEPTLEGAVFVVLGAVAMVLVLFRLGSVMLG; this is translated from the coding sequence ATGACAGAGGAGCCGTCCGGCCCCGATCCGGACGACGAGCGCACGGACAAGACCGGTGACGGCGAGACGTCACACAGGGACGAATCGGACACCGAACGCGATCCCTTCGACGAGACGTTCATCGTCAAGGAAACGAGAGAAACGCACTCCTCACAGGATACGGGTTCCTCGCGGGAGACGGATTCCCCACAGGACGCCGATTCCTCGCGGGACGCCGACGACGCTTCGCCGGCCGATCGATCGTGGCTCGACGAATCCCGTCAACAGGACACCGACCAGCAAGACGACGAATGGGGGCGCATCCCGATCGATCTCGACGGTGAAGACGAAGACGCTGTCTCCGATAGCGACGATGATGGCCAAGCGCCGGCGGACGATGAGATGGTCCCGGAGCCGAGTTCGACGCCGATCGTCTCCGGAGAGCCAACGCTCGAGGGAGCAGTGTTCGTCGTGTTAGGTGCCGTTGCGATGGTACTGGTGTTGTTCCGTCTCGGTTCGGTGATGTTGGGATGA